Proteins encoded by one window of Dryocola sp. LX212:
- the rseB gene encoding sigma-E factor regulatory protein RseB — MKQLWCALSLMAGSLLFTSNASADTVSSGALLQQMNQASQSLDYELAFISINKQGIESLRYRHARLDNRPLAQLLQMDGPRREVVQRGSEISYFEPGLEPFTLTGDYIVDSLPSIVYTDFKRLTPYYDFIAVGRTRVADRLCEVIRVVARDGTRYSYIVWMDTETKLPMRVDLLDRDGETLEQFRVISFSINTQVSGTMQNLAKANLPPLLSVPSSDKANFTWAPTWLPQGVSEISSSRRPLPTVDVPIESRLYSDGLFSFSVNISQAGTASSDQLLRTGRRTVSSVVRDKTEITVVGELPPQTAKRIADSIKFRNAQ, encoded by the coding sequence ATGAAGCAACTTTGGTGTGCTCTGTCTCTGATGGCGGGCAGCCTGTTGTTCACCTCCAACGCCTCGGCGGACACCGTTTCGTCCGGGGCGTTGTTGCAGCAGATGAACCAGGCGAGTCAGTCCCTCGATTACGAGCTGGCGTTTATCAGCATTAACAAGCAGGGGATAGAGTCTTTACGCTATCGCCATGCGCGGCTTGATAATCGACCGCTTGCGCAATTACTACAGATGGATGGCCCGCGTAGGGAAGTTGTCCAGCGTGGGAGTGAGATCAGCTATTTTGAACCGGGCCTGGAACCTTTCACGCTCACCGGGGATTACATCGTTGATTCGCTGCCGTCCATCGTTTATACCGATTTCAAGCGCTTAACTCCCTACTACGATTTTATCGCCGTGGGCCGCACGCGCGTTGCCGACAGGCTGTGTGAAGTTATTCGCGTGGTCGCCCGGGATGGAACGCGTTACAGCTATATTGTCTGGATGGACACGGAAACCAAGCTGCCGATGCGCGTCGATTTACTGGACCGCGACGGTGAAACCCTTGAGCAGTTTCGGGTCATCTCCTTCTCGATAAACACCCAGGTCAGCGGCACGATGCAAAACCTCGCGAAAGCAAACCTGCCGCCGCTGCTCTCTGTCCCGAGCAGCGATAAAGCAAACTTTACCTGGGCACCCACCTGGCTGCCACAGGGGGTCAGCGAAATTTCAAGCAGCCGTCGTCCGCTGCCAACCGTTGATGTTCCTATCGAGTCACGTCTCTATTCCGACGGCTTGTTTAGCTTCTCGGTGAATATCAGCCAGGCGGGCACCGCCAGCAGCGATCAGCTGTTGCGTACCGGCCGCCGTACGGTCAGTTCTGTCGTGCGTGATAAAACCGAGATTACCGTCGTCGGTGAACTGCCGCCGCAAACGGCTAAGCGCATCGCGGACAGCATTAAATTCAGGAATGCCCAATGA